In Brevibacterium zhoupengii, the following are encoded in one genomic region:
- a CDS encoding ATP-dependent Clp protease ATP-binding subunit → MATFFGSAGSGGDSFDEFLARFLQGQQGARQGRSVDINKLLSKRSHEVIDNAADYAREHGQAEVDALHILRTMAETEPGVSAIRQAGADPEQVARAVEDRLPASSNTKPEGALTLTGSGQRALLDAYQVARAFGSTYVDPEHLFFAFVLNHEMPAGRILAQAGVTQERLQAGAEAAETGDPQGGPGAGQPEETMLERFGTDLTALAADGELDPVIGRADEIQETIEILARRTKNNPVLLGEAGVGKTAIAEGLAQAIHSGEIPAQLSGKRVVALDLPGMLAGTRYRGDFEERLTGTLDEIAEDGEMIVFVDELHTLVGAGGNGESNSMDAGNILKPRLARGDLHLLGATTLKEYRTIEKDSALERRFQPVRVGEPNIDDAVAILDGLKDRYAEHHNVTYTPEAIRASVELSDRYINDRFLPDKAIDLIDQAGARLSLRRGPQVDAQALRTEIERLETEKNTAISEENYERAGELRDEVMSLGEKLHAAENPDDGAGQTEADAKPSIVDADQIAQVVSRATGIPAASMTQGQKAKLAKLEEILHGRVIGQDNAVNAVSKAVRRSQMGMGDPNRPIGSFLFLGPTGVGKTELAKSLAATLFDDESAMIRFDMSEFGERHTVSRLVGSPPGYVGYDEAGQLTEQVRRKPYSVILLDEVEKAHPDAFNLLLQVLDDGRLTDGQGRTVDFRNTVIIMTSNLGSEFMSGSTPLGFSSTDAKVTEKDLSAKVMGKLKEFMRPEFLNRIDETVMFSRLDREQLRVIVRLQLERSVERLAHQGIGLTVSEDAVEWLSDTGYEPEFGARPLRRVIQRELDDRIADLLVNEAVSEGGRVSATVDDGTLRVIAESPEVPVAV, encoded by the coding sequence TTGGCTACGTTCTTCGGATCCGCCGGTTCTGGCGGAGATTCATTCGACGAGTTCCTTGCCCGTTTTCTGCAGGGACAGCAGGGCGCGCGCCAGGGACGCAGCGTCGACATCAACAAGCTGCTGAGCAAGCGCAGCCACGAGGTCATCGACAACGCCGCTGACTACGCTCGCGAGCACGGTCAGGCGGAGGTCGATGCCCTGCACATTCTGCGCACCATGGCAGAGACCGAGCCCGGAGTCTCGGCGATCCGCCAGGCCGGAGCTGACCCGGAGCAGGTCGCTCGCGCCGTCGAAGACCGTCTGCCCGCGTCCTCGAACACAAAGCCCGAAGGGGCACTGACTCTGACCGGTTCCGGTCAGCGCGCGCTCCTCGACGCCTACCAGGTGGCGCGGGCGTTCGGTTCGACCTACGTCGACCCGGAACACCTGTTCTTCGCTTTCGTGCTCAACCACGAGATGCCAGCCGGCCGCATCCTCGCCCAGGCGGGCGTGACACAGGAGCGGCTGCAGGCTGGAGCCGAAGCCGCCGAGACAGGCGACCCGCAGGGCGGTCCCGGAGCGGGCCAGCCGGAGGAGACCATGCTCGAGCGTTTCGGCACGGACCTCACGGCACTGGCGGCCGACGGTGAACTCGACCCGGTGATCGGACGTGCCGACGAGATCCAGGAGACGATCGAGATCCTGGCTCGCCGCACCAAGAACAACCCGGTGCTACTCGGCGAGGCCGGCGTCGGCAAGACCGCGATCGCCGAGGGACTGGCTCAGGCCATCCACAGCGGCGAGATCCCAGCACAGCTGTCGGGAAAGAGAGTTGTCGCACTCGACCTGCCGGGAATGTTGGCAGGCACACGCTACCGCGGTGACTTCGAGGAACGCCTGACCGGGACCCTCGACGAAATCGCCGAAGACGGCGAGATGATCGTCTTCGTCGATGAGCTCCACACTCTCGTCGGTGCCGGCGGCAACGGCGAATCCAACTCGATGGACGCCGGCAACATCCTCAAGCCCAGGCTGGCCCGCGGTGATCTGCACCTGCTGGGAGCGACCACGCTCAAGGAATACCGCACGATCGAGAAGGACTCGGCCCTCGAACGTCGGTTCCAGCCGGTGCGCGTGGGGGAGCCGAACATCGACGATGCCGTGGCAATCCTCGACGGACTCAAGGACCGCTACGCCGAGCACCACAACGTGACCTATACGCCCGAGGCGATCCGCGCATCGGTCGAGCTCTCCGATCGCTACATCAACGACAGGTTCCTGCCGGACAAAGCGATCGACCTCATCGACCAGGCAGGTGCTCGTCTCTCACTGCGGCGTGGGCCTCAGGTCGATGCCCAGGCTCTGCGCACGGAGATCGAACGACTCGAGACCGAGAAGAACACCGCGATCAGCGAAGAGAACTATGAGCGTGCCGGGGAACTTCGCGACGAGGTCATGAGTCTCGGGGAGAAGCTGCATGCAGCGGAGAACCCGGACGACGGCGCGGGCCAGACTGAGGCCGACGCCAAGCCGAGCATCGTCGATGCTGACCAGATCGCACAGGTCGTCTCCCGTGCCACCGGAATCCCGGCGGCGAGCATGACCCAGGGGCAGAAGGCCAAGCTGGCTAAACTCGAAGAGATCCTCCACGGTCGCGTCATCGGTCAGGACAACGCGGTGAATGCAGTGTCGAAGGCCGTGCGCCGGTCGCAGATGGGAATGGGAGATCCGAACCGTCCCATCGGCAGTTTCCTCTTCCTCGGACCCACCGGCGTGGGCAAAACCGAGCTGGCGAAATCACTGGCCGCGACCCTGTTCGATGACGAGTCGGCGATGATCCGATTCGATATGAGCGAGTTCGGGGAACGCCACACCGTCTCACGCCTGGTGGGTTCGCCTCCCGGCTACGTCGGGTACGACGAAGCGGGTCAGCTGACCGAGCAGGTTCGGCGCAAGCCGTACTCGGTGATCCTCCTCGACGAGGTCGAGAAGGCCCACCCGGATGCCTTCAACCTGCTGCTCCAGGTCCTCGACGACGGTCGTCTCACCGATGGTCAGGGTCGAACCGTGGACTTCCGGAACACCGTCATCATCATGACGAGCAATCTGGGCTCCGAGTTCATGTCCGGCAGCACCCCGCTGGGCTTCAGCTCCACCGATGCGAAGGTCACCGAGAAGGACCTGAGTGCAAAGGTGATGGGCAAGCTCAAGGAGTTCATGCGTCCCGAGTTCCTCAACCGGATCGACGAGACCGTGATGTTCTCGCGTCTCGATCGTGAGCAGCTGCGCGTCATCGTCCGTCTTCAGCTGGAACGTTCGGTCGAGCGTCTGGCGCACCAGGGCATCGGTCTGACCGTGTCCGAGGATGCTGTGGAGTGGCTCTCCGATACCGGGTACGAACCCGAGTTCGGTGCCCGTCCGCTGCGCCGCGTAATCCAGCGTGAGCTCGATGACCGCATTGCCGACCTCCTCGTCAACGAGGCAGTGTCCGAAGGCGGAAGGGTCAGCGCTACGGTTGACGACGGAACGCTGCGAGTGATCGCGGAATCACCCGAGGTTCCCGTGGCAGTCTGA
- a CDS encoding YidC/Oxa1 family membrane protein insertase, translating into MNIYEFPPIELLVNAAYWVVTLLTTLLEPLAGTASAALAIVVLTIIVRAVLIPVGLSQVRAGITRKRLAPKITELQTRYKKNPELMQQKMMELYKEEKASPMAGCLPVLAQMPVLMAVYGIFIQSTIGGHANDLLNHSLLGIPLNAGFVGLLTGGNLSVASAAVFGVIVIIIAVVAALSRHLLTPDMPQTPPVQASGSQNSNTEGPAMPDLSGVTRVLSFMPFMTAVIALFVPLAATLYLMTTTAWTLAERLVLNRVLKVHEQDEAIPAA; encoded by the coding sequence ATGAACATCTACGAATTTCCACCCATCGAACTCCTCGTCAACGCCGCCTATTGGGTCGTCACCTTGCTGACAACTCTGCTCGAACCATTGGCTGGCACCGCAAGCGCTGCGCTCGCGATCGTGGTGCTCACGATCATCGTCCGCGCCGTACTCATCCCCGTCGGACTCTCACAAGTCAGAGCCGGCATCACTCGCAAACGCCTCGCACCGAAGATCACCGAGCTGCAGACCCGGTACAAGAAGAATCCCGAGCTCATGCAGCAGAAGATGATGGAGCTCTACAAGGAGGAGAAGGCCTCCCCGATGGCCGGCTGCCTGCCCGTGCTGGCACAGATGCCGGTGCTCATGGCCGTCTACGGAATCTTCATCCAGTCCACGATCGGCGGGCACGCCAATGACCTTCTCAACCATTCCCTGCTGGGCATCCCCCTCAACGCCGGCTTCGTGGGCCTCCTGACCGGCGGGAACCTGAGCGTGGCCTCGGCCGCGGTCTTCGGCGTCATCGTGATCATCATCGCCGTCGTCGCTGCCCTCTCGCGGCACCTGCTCACCCCCGACATGCCGCAGACCCCACCCGTGCAGGCGTCTGGCAGCCAGAACTCCAACACCGAGGGACCCGCAATGCCCGATCTCTCCGGCGTGACCAGGGTACTGAGCTTCATGCCCTTCATGACCGCGGTCATCGCACTGTTCGTGCCACTGGCTGCCACGCTCTACCTGATGACGACGACGGCCTGGACCTTGGCAGAGCGCCTCGTGCTCAACCGTGTCCTCAAGGTCCACGAGCAGGACGAGGCAATTCCTGCCGCATGA
- a CDS encoding ClpP family protease: MNTRIAPQNAHNRPTPPPPRFADGDESPTTTPIPESQRMLYAYRSVVFNGELRDENGMEIISRLILLSAEDPHSDIHLWINSPGGSVPMMHAIADVIETLPNDVVTVAFGWAASAGQFVLMRGTPGKRLALPHARILLHQGSSGIGGAAADIELQSGDLRTVRDTVLHRIAEATGKTYERVFEDSLRDRWFTVEQALDYGLIDRIVDSPTDLRGGIGAP, from the coding sequence ATGAACACACGAATAGCACCCCAGAATGCCCACAACCGACCCACCCCACCACCGCCGAGGTTCGCTGACGGTGACGAGTCCCCGACGACGACCCCCATCCCCGAATCCCAGAGAATGCTCTACGCCTACCGTTCGGTGGTCTTCAATGGGGAGCTGCGCGATGAGAACGGCATGGAGATCATTTCCCGACTCATCCTCCTCTCCGCTGAAGACCCCCACAGCGACATCCACCTGTGGATCAACTCACCGGGCGGATCGGTGCCGATGATGCACGCGATCGCCGATGTGATCGAGACTCTGCCCAACGATGTGGTCACGGTGGCGTTCGGGTGGGCCGCCTCGGCGGGGCAGTTCGTGCTCATGAGGGGCACCCCCGGCAAACGGCTCGCCCTGCCCCACGCCCGGATCCTCCTTCACCAGGGATCATCGGGCATCGGGGGAGCAGCCGCTGACATCGAACTGCAGTCCGGGGACCTGCGCACCGTGCGGGACACGGTCCTGCATCGCATCGCCGAGGCGACGGGAAAGACCTATGAGCGCGTCTTCGAGGACTCCCTGCGCGATCGGTGGTTCACGGTCGAACAGGCACTGGACTACGGGCTCATCGACCGCATCGTGGACTCGCCGACCGATCTGCGCGGCGGGATCGGTGCGCCATGA
- a CDS encoding ClpP family protease has protein sequence MSQYTIPNVVDRSGGGEKIVDVYSHLLGNRIIYLGVPIDDGVANTIIAQLLHLEASSRELPIQLYINSPGGSLTAMTAIYDAMHHIGAPVATICVGQAAADAAVLLAAGEPGQRSMLEHARAVLRQPHAEGARGAIPDLIVAADEIARQRRDVEAMLAKGTGRSVDQIHADLDRDLVLNAQAARDFGLVDQIL, from the coding sequence ATGAGCCAGTACACGATTCCGAATGTCGTAGACCGCTCGGGTGGCGGGGAGAAGATCGTCGACGTGTATTCCCACCTGCTGGGCAACCGGATCATCTACCTGGGAGTGCCGATCGACGACGGGGTGGCCAACACGATCATCGCGCAGCTGCTCCACCTCGAAGCGAGCAGCCGTGAACTCCCGATCCAGCTGTACATCAACTCACCGGGCGGATCGCTGACGGCCATGACCGCCATCTACGACGCGATGCACCACATCGGCGCACCCGTGGCGACCATCTGCGTGGGGCAGGCGGCCGCGGATGCCGCGGTGCTCCTGGCAGCCGGCGAACCCGGTCAGCGTTCGATGCTCGAACACGCTCGAGCGGTGCTGCGCCAACCCCATGCCGAGGGCGCACGCGGGGCAATCCCCGACCTCATCGTCGCCGCCGACGAGATCGCCCGGCAGCGCCGAGACGTTGAGGCGATGCTGGCGAAGGGCACCGGGCGCAGTGTGGACCAGATTCATGCCGACCTCGACCGGGATCTCGTGCTCAATGCGCAGGCGGCACGGGACTTCGGCCTCGTCGATCAGATTCTCTGA
- a CDS encoding sensor histidine kinase, which yields MSRAPAEASDPDADRRVRRRPRLRLIALSVLALLLQLPFAVFMANHDGVDSLAGGVRIAVALLSPMIFLLCARWPGPRVAIIAGLTLVDIVVWAALASSSLSGAWGHGPSNGPWSGEGPGGMWAQGFTGPEMTPFYAAFLFALVVAMVRGHQIWAIASATGVWLGALLLGPFLGVEWSVGRVASATIGLLITLSIGAFARRRHEGRRIAAAEAQARHQEVIAAERLRIARDLHDVLGHSLSQINVQAGVGEHLIDRDPEQARRALAAIKELSRTGLNEVRSVLHTMRSDAAGPGGTDPDEDTAGEGTAEPLAPVPGLDDLPALIAAMTGRPAIHLDDQRELRADGTRENPGSAADAAAYRIVQEALTNVVRHAAATQANVRVFREGEFLHIEISDDGHGTDTASLGREDSLGTGITGMRERTKLLHGTFAITSASGDGTHISVRLPWTSGHRRTDRQAQA from the coding sequence ATGAGCCGTGCCCCCGCCGAGGCGAGCGACCCCGATGCTGATCGTCGCGTCCGTCGTCGACCTCGACTGCGCCTGATTGCGCTGAGCGTCCTGGCCCTGCTCCTGCAGTTGCCCTTCGCCGTGTTCATGGCCAACCACGATGGCGTCGATTCCCTGGCCGGTGGTGTGCGCATCGCCGTGGCGCTGCTGTCCCCGATGATCTTCCTACTCTGCGCACGATGGCCGGGCCCGAGAGTTGCGATCATCGCCGGGCTGACGCTGGTCGACATCGTCGTCTGGGCTGCTCTGGCGAGTTCCAGCCTGTCCGGCGCGTGGGGCCACGGTCCAAGCAACGGCCCCTGGTCAGGGGAGGGGCCGGGCGGAATGTGGGCGCAGGGGTTCACCGGACCTGAGATGACACCGTTCTATGCGGCGTTCCTCTTCGCTCTCGTCGTGGCCATGGTTCGCGGTCACCAGATCTGGGCCATCGCCTCGGCGACCGGTGTCTGGTTGGGTGCCTTGCTGCTCGGTCCCTTCCTCGGTGTCGAATGGTCGGTGGGGCGCGTGGCCTCTGCGACGATCGGTCTGCTCATCACTCTGAGCATCGGAGCCTTCGCTCGGCGCAGGCACGAGGGCAGGAGGATCGCGGCCGCGGAGGCGCAGGCCCGGCACCAGGAGGTGATTGCGGCCGAAAGGCTGCGCATCGCCAGAGACCTCCATGATGTGCTGGGCCATTCCCTATCCCAGATCAACGTTCAGGCCGGTGTGGGCGAGCACCTCATCGACCGCGATCCCGAGCAGGCCAGACGTGCTCTCGCCGCCATCAAGGAGCTGAGCCGAACAGGACTCAACGAGGTCCGCTCCGTGCTCCACACGATGCGCTCGGACGCCGCTGGACCCGGTGGCACCGACCCCGACGAGGACACAGCCGGCGAAGGCACGGCTGAGCCGCTGGCCCCGGTGCCGGGCCTCGACGACCTGCCGGCACTCATCGCCGCAATGACCGGGCGACCAGCCATCCACCTCGATGACCAGCGCGAGCTCCGAGCCGACGGTACTCGAGAGAACCCCGGCAGCGCCGCAGATGCGGCCGCCTACCGGATCGTGCAGGAGGCGCTGACGAATGTGGTCCGCCACGCTGCCGCCACCCAGGCCAACGTCAGGGTCTTCCGTGAGGGCGAGTTCCTGCACATCGAGATCAGCGACGACGGCCACGGAACTGACACAGCAAGCCTCGGGCGCGAAGACAGCTTAGGCACCGGAATCACCGGGATGCGGGAGCGGACGAAGCTTCTCCACGGAACCTTCGCGATCACCTCGGCGAGCGGGGACGGCACGCACATCAGCGTCCGGCTGCCCTGGACCAGCGGGCACAGACGAACAGATCGGCAGGCTCAGGCATGA
- a CDS encoding response regulator transcription factor has translation MNDISVAIADDHQLVRAGFASLLDAEPGISVRVQASGGEELLEKLAATPVDVVLMDIRMPDGDGLWATEAIAADPALGHVRVVLVTTFGLDEYIVRAVRAGASGFLLKDTEPVDLIRAVRVVAEGEALLSPEVTKYLLSRMSLGLRAEPTKHLDVLTQREREVLALVGQGLSNDEIAVQLVLSPLTAKTHVSRIMSKVAARDRVHLVVLAYESGLVSPGWLREQ, from the coding sequence ATGAACGATATCTCAGTGGCGATCGCCGATGACCACCAGCTGGTCCGCGCCGGCTTCGCCTCGCTGTTGGACGCGGAACCGGGCATCAGTGTGAGAGTGCAGGCCTCCGGCGGGGAAGAGCTGCTGGAGAAGCTGGCCGCGACGCCGGTCGACGTCGTGCTCATGGACATCCGGATGCCCGACGGCGATGGGCTGTGGGCCACCGAGGCGATCGCCGCCGATCCCGCCCTCGGCCACGTTCGCGTGGTGCTGGTGACGACCTTCGGCCTCGACGAGTACATCGTGCGCGCGGTCAGGGCCGGCGCCAGCGGATTCCTGCTCAAGGACACCGAACCGGTCGACCTGATCCGAGCGGTGCGCGTCGTCGCCGAGGGGGAGGCGCTGCTCTCACCCGAGGTGACCAAGTACCTTCTGTCGAGGATGTCATTGGGGCTGCGGGCGGAGCCGACGAAACATCTCGACGTGCTGACACAACGTGAGCGTGAGGTGCTCGCCCTCGTCGGGCAGGGGCTGTCGAACGACGAGATCGCCGTGCAGCTGGTGCTCTCCCCGTTGACGGCGAAGACCCATGTCTCGCGCATCATGAGCAAGGTCGCCGCACGTGACAGGGTCCACCTCGTCGTGCTCGCCTATGAGTCCGGGCTGGTCTCCCCGGGGTGGCTGCGCGAGCAGTAG
- a CDS encoding SHOCT domain-containing protein yields MHMEHGPAAWPLFFLIPIFWVLIIGLIVTLIITLNRRRWRQAGGPPWADGQGRFGSTKNAEATLSERFAQGDIDEAEYRGRLEVLRANRLDSGTS; encoded by the coding sequence ATGCACATGGAACACGGACCCGCGGCCTGGCCGCTCTTCTTCCTCATCCCCATCTTCTGGGTGCTCATCATCGGACTGATCGTCACCCTCATCATCACGCTCAACCGGCGCCGCTGGCGCCAGGCCGGGGGACCGCCCTGGGCAGATGGTCAGGGCCGTTTCGGGTCGACGAAGAACGCGGAGGCGACACTGTCTGAGCGCTTCGCCCAAGGTGACATCGACGAGGCTGAGTACCGGGGCAGACTCGAGGTGCTCAGAGCCAATCGCCTCGATTCCGGAACGAGCTGA
- a CDS encoding helix-turn-helix domain-containing protein — translation MDALHVTDAYAVQTPALLWREMLGRVLRLRRTELGLTLAQVSRRSGVSTQYLSEVERGLKDPSSEVIEAVAVVLGLALPQVLVLAAASTPTAAPATVPAIGLTGRAQLSLVA, via the coding sequence ATGGATGCACTTCACGTCACAGATGCGTACGCCGTGCAGACTCCGGCGCTGCTGTGGCGCGAGATGCTCGGGCGGGTGCTGCGGCTGCGTCGTACCGAGCTGGGGCTGACCCTGGCTCAGGTCTCACGCCGCTCGGGAGTCTCGACCCAATACCTGTCCGAGGTCGAACGCGGCCTCAAGGATCCTTCCTCGGAGGTCATCGAGGCGGTCGCTGTGGTCCTCGGCCTCGCACTCCCCCAGGTGCTCGTCCTCGCCGCCGCCTCGACGCCGACAGCCGCCCCCGCGACGGTGCCCGCAATCGGGCTCACCGGGCGGGCGCAGCTGTCTCTCGTGGCCTAG
- a CDS encoding iron-siderophore ABC transporter substrate-binding protein, with protein MSAHLSRRAMAIGTIVTLAFSASACSQDSADSAKSASDDFQTVTIEHALGKAVIEAEPKRVVTLGQGSTETAIALGKTPVGMEEYAWGSDDTGYMPWIHEAVTEKGEELPKQFQGDTELDVEAIAELEPDVILAPWSGVTADQYKQLDAIAPTVAYPKQPWTIEWDEQITTIGKALGQEKESEGLVDDIKTQLSEAKRPEYEGLTFSYIYNDGPGTLGVFYPNEQRVAMVSALGLTPDPVVDELKKNYDAPGTDSALIGLENADKLDDSDLIFTFYSDEKSKKEIKAQSVYANIPAIKSGAVVAPEDQPFVTASSIINPLTVPWTLERYVPMIDKAAKNVKK; from the coding sequence ATGTCAGCTCATCTCTCTCGCCGGGCCATGGCCATAGGCACCATCGTCACACTCGCCTTCAGCGCGAGCGCCTGCAGCCAGGACTCGGCGGATTCTGCGAAGTCTGCCTCCGACGACTTCCAGACCGTCACGATCGAACACGCACTGGGCAAGGCCGTCATCGAGGCCGAACCCAAGCGCGTCGTGACCCTCGGGCAGGGGTCGACCGAGACCGCCATTGCGCTGGGCAAGACCCCTGTCGGCATGGAGGAGTACGCCTGGGGCAGCGATGACACCGGCTATATGCCGTGGATCCATGAAGCGGTGACAGAGAAGGGCGAGGAGCTGCCGAAGCAGTTCCAGGGAGATACGGAGCTCGATGTCGAAGCCATCGCCGAGCTCGAACCGGATGTCATCCTCGCACCATGGTCCGGCGTCACGGCGGATCAGTACAAGCAGCTCGACGCCATCGCCCCCACAGTCGCCTACCCCAAGCAGCCGTGGACGATCGAATGGGATGAGCAGATCACGACCATCGGCAAGGCTCTGGGGCAGGAGAAGGAATCCGAGGGGCTCGTCGATGACATCAAGACGCAGCTCTCCGAGGCCAAGCGGCCCGAATACGAGGGACTGACCTTCTCCTACATCTACAACGACGGCCCGGGCACCCTCGGCGTCTTCTACCCCAATGAGCAGCGAGTGGCGATGGTCTCGGCGCTGGGCCTGACTCCCGACCCCGTCGTCGACGAGCTCAAGAAGAACTATGACGCCCCGGGCACGGATTCGGCGCTCATCGGGCTGGAGAATGCGGACAAGCTCGACGACTCCGACCTCATCTTCACGTTCTACTCCGATGAGAAGAGCAAAAAGGAGATCAAGGCACAGAGCGTGTACGCGAACATTCCCGCGATCAAGTCCGGTGCGGTCGTCGCTCCTGAAGACCAGCCGTTCGTCACCGCCTCATCGATCATCAACCCGCTGACCGTCCCGTGGACGCTGGAGCGCTATGTGCCGATGATCGACAAGGCCGCAAAGAACGTCAAGAAGTAG
- a CDS encoding L,D-transpeptidase — translation MSPKKIHGAVAALSALALLTACTPAGSDPDATRDGAKTAEAEASAEPVFRVGTVSEAEAAQATEQGSSAKASNSTASAPPTSTQTSAPQQTGEVVESGAETTVAPSERISLSVENAALSDISITESDHPRIKSDPGVFFDTAGSELEAADSTEDAKAGSSTPSESASGDSDAITAPDDAAAWMSAYDLVADSTYELAATATSADGEEHDFTSTVTVSAGDASPMAVRTILSDDQTVGVGAPIILTFGSTVAKKYRDDVEHRLSVKVTDKDGKKRKVEGSWAWLPDDPQSRLHFRPKEFWPAHSKVSVDVPLKNVPTTDDTVGQNDLTLDFDIGRKQVVKADAKTHRMVVTRDGKEVMNFPASLGAAKSPSYNGTHVVMSKASDYTMTSEQWDYETDVRWAVRIHNNGEFIHAAPWSTGVQGSANVSHGCINLSTARAKQYYDSAIFGDPVEITGSNATLTTAASDISDWVYEWDEWKKMSALPTS, via the coding sequence TTGTCACCCAAGAAGATTCACGGGGCGGTTGCTGCCCTTTCGGCACTCGCTCTGCTCACGGCCTGCACCCCGGCAGGCTCTGACCCCGATGCGACTCGCGATGGCGCGAAGACGGCCGAAGCCGAGGCCTCTGCCGAGCCGGTGTTCCGGGTCGGGACCGTCTCCGAAGCCGAGGCAGCCCAGGCGACGGAACAGGGTTCCTCGGCGAAGGCTTCGAACTCCACCGCCTCGGCCCCTCCCACCAGCACACAGACTTCTGCTCCCCAGCAGACCGGCGAAGTAGTCGAATCCGGCGCAGAGACAACAGTTGCCCCCAGCGAGCGCATCAGCCTCAGCGTCGAGAACGCGGCGCTGAGCGACATCTCCATCACCGAATCCGATCACCCACGCATCAAGTCCGATCCCGGAGTCTTCTTCGACACCGCCGGGAGCGAACTCGAAGCAGCAGACAGCACCGAAGACGCGAAGGCGGGATCTTCGACTCCAAGCGAATCCGCCTCGGGTGACTCAGACGCAATCACGGCCCCCGATGACGCCGCAGCCTGGATGTCCGCCTACGATCTCGTCGCCGACAGCACATACGAGCTCGCGGCCACAGCCACCTCGGCGGATGGAGAGGAACACGATTTCACCTCCACGGTCACGGTCTCAGCCGGCGACGCCTCGCCGATGGCGGTGCGCACGATCCTCTCCGACGACCAGACCGTGGGCGTCGGAGCTCCGATCATCCTCACCTTCGGCTCCACGGTGGCCAAGAAGTACCGTGACGACGTCGAGCACCGATTGTCGGTCAAGGTCACGGACAAGGACGGAAAGAAGCGCAAGGTTGAAGGCTCCTGGGCCTGGCTGCCCGATGACCCGCAGTCGCGCCTGCACTTCCGCCCCAAGGAATTCTGGCCCGCGCACTCGAAGGTCTCCGTCGACGTGCCGCTGAAGAACGTTCCCACCACCGATGACACCGTCGGCCAGAACGACCTCACACTCGATTTCGACATCGGTCGCAAGCAGGTCGTCAAGGCCGACGCGAAGACTCACCGCATGGTCGTCACGCGCGACGGCAAAGAGGTCATGAACTTCCCGGCCTCATTGGGTGCCGCGAAGTCCCCGTCCTACAACGGAACCCATGTGGTGATGTCCAAGGCATCGGACTACACGATGACCTCCGAGCAGTGGGACTACGAAACCGATGTGCGCTGGGCCGTGCGCATCCACAACAACGGAGAGTTCATCCACGCCGCACCCTGGTCAACCGGGGTGCAGGGGTCGGCGAATGTCTCCCATGGCTGCATCAACCTCTCGACCGCACGGGCCAAGCAGTACTACGACTCGGCGATCTTCGGCGACCCGGTCGAGATCACCGGTTCGAATGCCACCCTGACGACTGCGGCCAGCGATATCTCCGACTGGGTCTACGAGTGGGATGAGTGGAAGAAGATGAGCGCGCTGCCTACTTCTTGA
- a CDS encoding type 1 glutamine amidotransferase domain-containing protein gives MAISDKKVAFLLTRGVEQVELTSPREALDKAGATTTIVSPSEGTLQAMKGDWDHADEFTVDVPVSQAKVEDFDALVLPGGTLNADALRLDEDAVALVKAFFAADKPVAAICHAPWILAEADVAKGRQLTSFVATKTDLINAGAKWEDSEVVVDGNLITSRNPGDLDAFNAAIANALG, from the coding sequence ATGGCAATCTCAGACAAGAAGGTCGCATTCCTCCTCACCCGCGGAGTCGAGCAGGTCGAACTCACCAGCCCCCGCGAAGCACTCGACAAGGCCGGAGCCACGACGACCATCGTCTCACCTTCGGAAGGCACACTGCAGGCGATGAAGGGCGACTGGGACCATGCCGATGAGTTCACCGTCGACGTCCCCGTCTCACAGGCCAAGGTGGAGGACTTCGACGCCCTCGTGCTTCCCGGCGGCACCCTCAACGCGGACGCCCTGCGACTCGACGAGGACGCGGTGGCACTGGTCAAGGCCTTCTTCGCAGCCGATAAGCCAGTCGCCGCGATCTGCCACGCACCCTGGATCCTCGCCGAGGCGGATGTGGCCAAGGGCCGGCAGCTGACGTCGTTCGTCGCGACGAAGACCGACCTGATCAACGCCGGGGCGAAGTGGGAGGACTCCGAGGTCGTCGTCGACGGCAACCTCATCACCTCCCGCAACCCTGGCGACCTCGACGCCTTCAACGCAGCCATCGCGAACGCACTGGGCTGA